A region of the Fischerella sp. PCC 9605 genome:
TATTACTGGCGCAATATTGGAAAAACACACAGGTGACGAGGGATGCTTTGATGTAGAAATAAGAGGAACGGTATCACAAATATCCTGTGGTTTGACTTACTTAGAATCCCTAAATTTAAAAATTCTAGGTAAGCCAAATGTTGATGGAGATAGTTGGTATTGTTAGTAATTGGTGGTTGGTTGTTTGAAACAACCACCAAGCATCAACAAATAACAGAATTTAACCACTATCTACTAACCACTAACCACTAACAACCTTATATTTCATAGTGCCATATCTGTTCTTCTTTCAGCACAAATCGATGTAAAGGCAGACGGTGAATCAATCCCCGCTCTTCTAAACTCGTGAGCACGCGAGTTATTGTAACGCGAGTTGAATTCAGCATTTCTGCAATATCTTGATGAGTGAGACGTAAATCAATTAAATGCCCAGTTTCTACTTCACGACCAAATCTTTTGGCTAACCAACTCAATAGTTTAATTAACATAATTTCCACTGTTTTGTAGCTGCGAATTACCATCAATTCTTCTGACTGTTGAACGTGCGCTAACAATACTTCTGTCAGTGGATACGATTTTTCTATAGGGAAAATTGTAGCCTCTACTTTAGTTAAGCATTCAATTTCATAAGGTTCGATTTTCGATAAAGCTCTGCCAACGATATCTCCTGGCCCCCATACTCCCAAAGTAACAAGTGTACCGTCTTCATGCCATGTCACGTTCCGCACCACTCCTTTTTCAATTTTCCAAAGAACATCTTGCGGAAGTGGAATAAAGGAGCGATGCTTAAAATGTCGAGTAATAGTTTTATCAGAATAATTGATTACAGACAAAGATGCGGATACCACGGGTTAACTCCACTTTATCGATAAAATAACCGTAGTTTTAAGATATATCAATTTCAGAGAAATTAAAAATATAATTAAAGGCTCTTGATCGATTCCTATTGAGGATCTGCAAACTGTTCACACTCAGTTGCGATCGCCAGTTTACAGCGATCGCTCTCTAAAACAGATTCCTGAGAACTATCTTTTTGAATTTGGTGCTGGATAAAGTCAGGTAAGGCTGGCGTGAGTAGGGTTGATATCTGGTAGGCACGATGTAATTCAGAAAGGATTTCAGCCTTACCCCCACAAATCAGGCTGCAACAGGGGCATTTGCTAACTTGCCATCTTCCATGTAAACAATGCGATCGGCTATATCTAAAATCCGGTTGTCGTGAGTCACTAAAAGAATCGTACAGCCTTGCTCTTTGGCAAGTTTTTGCATCAGGTTGACTACGTCTCGACCAGATTTACTATCCAAAGCGGCGGTAGGTTCATCCGCAAGGACTATTTTAGGATGACTCACCAGTGCCCGAGCGATCGCCACCCGTTGTTTTTGTCCACCCGATAAGTCATCTGGGTAATAATTGAGGCGATTCTCCAATCCCACCATTTCTAGTATCTCAGCGGCACGGGCGTGCATTTCTTTGGGAGAAAGATTATTGTGTAGTTCTAACCCCATTTTGACGTTTTGTACAGCCGTCAAGCTACCGTGTAGGTTATGTGCTTGGAAAATATAACCATTACTGCGTCGCGCCAGAGTCAGCGCTTTGTCATTTGCACCGCAGAGTTCTCTTCCCAACACTCGCAAACTCCCTTCTTGGGCAGAACGCAATCCACCTACTAAGGTAAGTAATGTAGTCTTGCCAGAGCCAGACGGGCCTGTCATAATCACAATCTCACCAGCGTTTATCTCTAAGTTGATATCAAATAGGGCTTGTTTACGGAGTTGCCCTTTACCGAAGTAATGATTGAGATTTTGGATAGAAATGACCATAATGGTTAGTGGTGGGTAGTTGGTAGTTGGTAGTTGGTAGTTGGTGGTTGGTTGTTCCAAATAACAAACAACAAACAACAAACAACAAATTTAAAACATATCTGCGGGGTCAGCGGCTAAGACTTTGCGAGTTGCGATCGCCCCCGAAATCATACACATAATTACGGTCAGTATCTGTACCTGAAATGCTCGTGCTAGGGTCATATATAGTGGCAAATTAGTGGCACTCCGCGTTAGAGCGTAGAGTCCCATAGATATAGTAAATCCCGGTATAAAACCTAACACTGCCATAATAATTGCTTCTTCAAATACCACACCCAGCAAATAGCGGCTGCGATAGCCCATTGCTCTGAAAGTGGCGTATTCTTTCATATGGGCATTTACATCAGTGGAGAGAACTTGATAAACAATAATCACCCCTACTATGAATCCCATTGATACACCCAGACTGAAGATAAAACCGATCGCGGTGTTGGTTTGCCAGTAATATTCTTCAAATTTAATAAATTCTTCTTTGGTCAGGACTTTGACATCTTTTTCATTGCTGAGATAAGCTTTTAAGGCTGTTGCTACCTGCTCGGGGTCATAGCCTGGTTTGATTTGAATCAATCCTAGATTAATGCTGCTTGCCTCTCGTCTGGGAAATAATCGCAAAAAGTTCTGGTCGCTGGTAATCAAGCTACCATCGGCAATAAAGGAAGCCCCGACTTTAAATAGGCCGCTAACGGTGATTGTGCGGCGTTCGATTTCGGTAGTAACGGTTTTACATTGGTCAATTTGCGCGATCGCTTCTTTGTAGTCTCCCCTAGAACCACGGTCGAATAACACGGTATCCGGTAATTTAATCTCGTTCAATTGGCTGTTAACTTCCGGTAAGTCAAATGCTGGCCGATCGGGGTTAAAGCCGATTACCAAAACCATTGTCTCTTTTCGCGTTTGGGGATTCTTCCAAGAGACGGTGTTGAAGTACATCGGTTCTGCTGATTTTACCCCCGGTACATCCATTGCTTGGAACAGTCGCCGCCGAGTAAAGGTAGACAAATTGGCGAGGTTACGTGCTTGAGGACTCACTAAAACTATGTCTGCCTCTAAGCTGCGATGCAGTCTGGTATTACTGTTATATAAAGCTGTCTGAAACCCTGTTTGCATAAACATCAACATGTCGGCAAAGGCAATGCCTGACAGTGCTACTAAAAAACGACTTTTTTGGCGGTTGAGTTGCAGCCATCCCAAGGGTGTACGCCGCTGTAGTTGCTGAATAAATCCAATCACTGTTCAATCACCGCCTTTACTTGCAAATTGCTGAATTTAGCTGCCTTCTGGCTGGATGCCTCATCTAGTTGCACGTGGACTTCTACAACTCTGGCGTCGATATTGCTGGAGGGATCGCTGTTGATGATATTCTGCCGTTGTACCTGCCAGCCGATTCTTTCTACAGTTCCGTACAATTCACTAGCGATAGAATCACTATCCAACCGCACTTTTTGACCGGGACGCACTTTGTTGACGTCACTTTGGTAAACTTCTACAACTGCATACATCTGACCGGTTTGCCCAATCTCGGCGATGCCGTCATTAGACACCAATTCACCCGGACGGGTATATATTTTGAAAACCTGACCAGCTTGGGGCGATCGCACATAAGCCTGTTGCAAATTCGCGTCTGCTCTTTTCACCGCAGCTGTAGCTTTATTCACTTCAGCTTGGGCTGCTGCTACATCCACCGGACGTACTTCGGCGATGCGATTTAAGGTGGCTTTGCCTTCTTCTATTTGTTTTTCTCCGGTTGTTTGGATACGTTCTAGGTTAGCTTTCGCCTCTGCTAGTTGCTCTTGGCGGGATGCTTGAATGCGTTTGAGGTTAGCTTTTGCCTCTGCTAATTGTTGTTGTGCCGTTTGCAAAGTCAAACGCTTACTGTCTTGTGAGGATGCAGAAATCGCACCTTCTTGATACAGGCTTTGATAGCGTTGGTATTCTGCTTGAGCATTATCTAGCTCTGCTTGCAACTTAGCAATAGTTGCTTTTTGTGCCTCGATTTCCGTATCTTTTTCTGCTTCTAGACGAGCGATGGTTGCTTTTTGGGCTACTATTTCTGTACCTCGTTGTGCTTGGAGGCGGTCAACCTGCGCTGTTTGGGCGGCGATTTCGCCTTGTTTAGCCCCTGCTTTCACTTGCTGAAGATTCGCCTTGGCTACTTGCACGGCTTCTTTGGCTTCTTCTAAAGCAGCAGCCAAGCGATCGCGACTGTCTAAAATCGCCACTACTTGCCCTGCTTTCACCGTATCTCCTTCTTTCACCAGTAACTGTTCGACTCGGCTTCCTTCTGCCGATGCTGGTGCAGATAATTTAATTACTTCTCCCTTTGGCTCTAATCTGCCCAAGGCTGTGACTGTTTTTACTTGTGGCACTTGAACTACTTGTTGCTGTGCCTTATTCAATTCCGCACTCCGCGATTGCTGCACAGTATAAACACTGATTCCACCTACAGCGAAAGCTGCAAGCATGGCGATCGCGATCGATGGACGGAAAATTGATTGTGGGGAAAAAGCACCTTCCGATTTCAAGTGTTGCAGCATAGCATCCCTTTTTGAAAAACTAAACTGTTTAGTTTTATGCTACTACTAAACTAAACCGACTAGTTTAGTTTTGCAAGTACTATAATATAAACAAAACTAAACTGTATAGTTTAGTCATGCTCCTTGTAGTTTTCTTTGCCAAACACGGCACGATATCCTCATCGTGCCCGTGTTTCTCCCTTGGGCATGGCAGAATAATGGAAAAACTTTCCCCTACACCCCCATACCCTTATACTCTTAGTGAAGAAAAATTTGCTGGGTGAAGCATAAAGATAAAAGAAATCAGGAATATAAGTTTTATAGATTTTTCTTGATAGTCCTGGATATTAAAGAAAGAGTGTGAAGTGTGTCAACAATTGGTAGATAGCAGGAAACAGTAAAAATGGTACGTGCAAAAGTAAGTGATATAGACCGTGATAGTTCAGCCGAGAAAGTTGAACAAATTCTTCAAGGAGCGATGCAGGAGTTCTTGGCGCATGGCTTTGCCGGTACAAGCATGGATAGGGTAGCGGCGGCGGCGGGTGTTTCTAAAGCTACTGTCTACAGCCATTTTGCAGATAAAGAAGGATTGTTTAAAGCCTTGGTTGAACGGCTCGCGCGTAAGAAATTTCAGTCTATATTTGGTAGTGAACCTTTGGAAGGAGAACCATCTCAAGTAATCCGCCAGTTAGGAACTAAAGCTTTGGAACTGATGGATACCGACAAAGAACATAGTGCATTTATGCGCGTGCTAATTGGAGAGTCTGGTCGTTTTCCAGAGTTGGCTCAGGTTTGTGTTCGTGCCATGCATAAACCTGTGTTGGAGACTCTCACTCAATATATAGCATCTCATCCAGAACTGAAAATAGCTGATCCAGAGGCAATAGCAAGAATTCTAGTTGGGTCGTTAGTGCATTTCCATATTACTCAGAATGTACTGCATGGTGAAGAGATTGTACCGATGGAGAGCGATCGCATCATTGATGCATTGATGAACATGATTGTGAAATCTGCTCAATAATTAGAGATGGCACGATCTACAGCGTTAATTTGTTTTCTCTTGTAATGGCGCGATCGCATGGGATGATGTCGGCGATCGCACCACTGCAATGCGATATTTACCAAAGCACCACCAACCTGTATTAGATTGACACTCAGGTTATCAAAAGCGTGTCTTCACCTCAAGTTATGACAACTTCAACTGAACTTGGTATTATCAACGCCTTGGTACAAACCTAAATTTTGCCTGAGTTATAACTGGTTCAGGATAGATTCGGCATCATGCACTTCCTCATCTGTACCATTTACTATGACTAGATAGTCACCTCTGAAGACGCACTCACTATAAACCCTAGCTTGTTCTGCTGAAATCCCTGCGTTCACCAAAGCCTCAAGCAAGCCGCCACTGGCTACACCAATACCAAAGCCAGCTAGAGATGCGGTTAGTACGGTTTG
Encoded here:
- a CDS encoding Crp/Fnr family transcriptional regulator: MVSASLSVINYSDKTITRHFKHRSFIPLPQDVLWKIEKGVVRNVTWHEDGTLVTLGVWGPGDIVGRALSKIEPYEIECLTKVEATIFPIEKSYPLTEVLLAHVQQSEELMVIRSYKTVEIMLIKLLSWLAKRFGREVETGHLIDLRLTHQDIAEMLNSTRVTITRVLTSLEERGLIHRLPLHRFVLKEEQIWHYEI
- a CDS encoding DevA family ABC transporter ATP-binding protein encodes the protein MVISIQNLNHYFGKGQLRKQALFDINLEINAGEIVIMTGPSGSGKTTLLTLVGGLRSAQEGSLRVLGRELCGANDKALTLARRSNGYIFQAHNLHGSLTAVQNVKMGLELHNNLSPKEMHARAAEILEMVGLENRLNYYPDDLSGGQKQRVAIARALVSHPKIVLADEPTAALDSKSGRDVVNLMQKLAKEQGCTILLVTHDNRILDIADRIVYMEDGKLANAPVAA
- the devC gene encoding ABC transporter permease DevC gives rise to the protein MIGFIQQLQRRTPLGWLQLNRQKSRFLVALSGIAFADMLMFMQTGFQTALYNSNTRLHRSLEADIVLVSPQARNLANLSTFTRRRLFQAMDVPGVKSAEPMYFNTVSWKNPQTRKETMVLVIGFNPDRPAFDLPEVNSQLNEIKLPDTVLFDRGSRGDYKEAIAQIDQCKTVTTEIERRTITVSGLFKVGASFIADGSLITSDQNFLRLFPRREASSINLGLIQIKPGYDPEQVATALKAYLSNEKDVKVLTKEEFIKFEEYYWQTNTAIGFIFSLGVSMGFIVGVIIVYQVLSTDVNAHMKEYATFRAMGYRSRYLLGVVFEEAIIMAVLGFIPGFTISMGLYALTRSATNLPLYMTLARAFQVQILTVIMCMISGAIATRKVLAADPADMF
- a CDS encoding ABC exporter membrane fusion protein, with the protein product MLQHLKSEGAFSPQSIFRPSIAIAMLAAFAVGGISVYTVQQSRSAELNKAQQQVVQVPQVKTVTALGRLEPKGEVIKLSAPASAEGSRVEQLLVKEGDTVKAGQVVAILDSRDRLAAALEEAKEAVQVAKANLQQVKAGAKQGEIAAQTAQVDRLQAQRGTEIVAQKATIARLEAEKDTEIEAQKATIAKLQAELDNAQAEYQRYQSLYQEGAISASSQDSKRLTLQTAQQQLAEAKANLKRIQASRQEQLAEAKANLERIQTTGEKQIEEGKATLNRIAEVRPVDVAAAQAEVNKATAAVKRADANLQQAYVRSPQAGQVFKIYTRPGELVSNDGIAEIGQTGQMYAVVEVYQSDVNKVRPGQKVRLDSDSIASELYGTVERIGWQVQRQNIINSDPSSNIDARVVEVHVQLDEASSQKAAKFSNLQVKAVIEQ
- a CDS encoding TetR/AcrR family transcriptional regulator, which translates into the protein MVRAKVSDIDRDSSAEKVEQILQGAMQEFLAHGFAGTSMDRVAAAAGVSKATVYSHFADKEGLFKALVERLARKKFQSIFGSEPLEGEPSQVIRQLGTKALELMDTDKEHSAFMRVLIGESGRFPELAQVCVRAMHKPVLETLTQYIASHPELKIADPEAIARILVGSLVHFHITQNVLHGEEIVPMESDRIIDALMNMIVKSAQ